From the Malus domestica chromosome 17, GDT2T_hap1 genome, one window contains:
- the LOC103432110 gene encoding protein TIC 20-IV, chloroplastic-like produces the protein MAIALGCRLSVLASRYKDVNLKTQNKRNGVACSSNLNAMPILSSSRSLQLSHNLHSWAPKGLPSLHISSTSSTLLRGDQGDQSHNISVLPRQRRSSTLAQAQKSNSISIPFPKMKEKPEWWWRTLACLPYLIALQMSDAGFYIQPLAEHYELFGDLVYYVPGAIKRLPYWFTMIYFFFAYFGVVKRKEWPHFFRYHVIMAMLLETMLQVVWYSSNFFPLIHFNGTFGIEYWAVVAVVYVSVLLECIRCALAGKYVKLPFFSTPALVHTLFQVEGYHKPF, from the exons ATGGCGATCGCCTTGGGCTGCCGCCTCAGCGTTCTTGCCTCCCG GTACAAGGATGTGAATCTAAAAACACAGAACAAGCGCAACGGGGTTGCATGCAGTTCTAACTTGAATGCAATGCCTATACTGTCAAGTAGCAGGAGCCTACAGCTTAGTCACAATCTGCATTCTTGGGCTCCGAAAG GATTGCCGAGCTTGCACATTTCTTCTACGTCATCCACACTGTTAAGAGGGGATCAAGGCGATCAGTCACACAACATATCCGTCTTACCAAGACAACGGAGATCTTCAACTTTGGCACAAGCACAGAAGAGTAACTCAATCAGTATACCTTTTCCGAAAATGAAAGAGAAGCCGGaatggtggtggagaacttTAGCATGTCTTCCCTACTTAATCGCTTTGCAGATGTCTGATGCCGGGTTTTATATTCAACCCTTAGCAGAACACTATGAATTGTTTGGAGACTTGGTTTATTATGTCCCAGGAGCAATAAAGAGGTTACCGTATTGGTTCACAATGATATATTTCTTCTTCGCATACTTTGGAGTGGTGAAGAGAAAAGAGTGGCCTCACTTCTTCAGGTACCACGTAATCATGGCAATGCTATTAGAAACAATGCTGCAAGTAGTGTGGTACTCGAGCAATTTTTTCCCGCTTATACACTTCAACGGCACATTCGGCATAGAATACTGGGCGGTCGTGGCAGTCGTGTACGTTTCGGTCTTGCTCGAGTGTATAAGGTGTGCTCTTGCCGGCAAGTATGTTAAACTCCCATTCTTTAGTACCCCTGCTTTAGTCCATACTCTTTTCCAAGTAGAAGGATACCATAAACCTTTCTGA